A genome region from Flavobacterium sp. CFS9 includes the following:
- a CDS encoding PfkB family carbohydrate kinase: MNKLLIVGTVAFDAIETPFGKTDKILGGAATYIGLSASFFNLQSAIVSVVGDDFPQEHLDLLTSKNIDISGIEIVKGGKTFFWSGLYHNDLNSRDTLVTELNVLADFQPKVPQNYKDADVVMLGNLHPLVQSSVLDQLEKKPKLVVLDTMNFWMDCALPELLDVIKRVDVITINDEEARQLSGEYSLVKAAAKIQELGPKYVVIKKGEHGALLFHNREVFFAPALPLEDVFDPTGAGDTFAGGFSGFIAQSENISFGNMKNAIIYGSNLASFCVEKFGTERMESLSKAEVAIRLQQFKSLTQFDIEI, encoded by the coding sequence ATGAATAAATTATTGATTGTTGGAACGGTTGCTTTCGACGCGATTGAAACTCCTTTCGGAAAAACAGATAAAATATTAGGTGGTGCTGCGACTTACATTGGTTTATCAGCATCTTTTTTCAACCTGCAATCGGCTATTGTTTCTGTAGTTGGAGACGATTTCCCTCAAGAACATTTGGATTTACTGACTTCAAAAAATATTGATATCTCAGGTATCGAAATTGTAAAAGGCGGTAAAACATTTTTCTGGAGCGGTTTGTACCACAATGATCTAAATTCCAGAGATACTTTAGTGACAGAACTTAATGTATTGGCTGATTTCCAGCCAAAAGTTCCTCAAAACTATAAAGATGCCGATGTGGTGATGTTAGGAAACTTACACCCATTAGTACAAAGCAGTGTTTTGGATCAGTTAGAGAAAAAACCAAAATTAGTAGTTTTAGATACTATGAACTTCTGGATGGACTGTGCTTTACCTGAATTATTAGACGTGATCAAACGTGTTGACGTAATCACTATCAATGATGAAGAGGCAAGACAGCTTTCAGGAGAATATTCCTTAGTAAAAGCGGCAGCCAAAATTCAGGAATTAGGACCTAAATATGTGGTGATTAAAAAAGGTGAGCATGGTGCACTTTTATTCCACAACAGAGAAGTATTCTTTGCTCCGGCATTACCATTAGAAGATGTTTTTGATCCAACAGGAGCAGGAGACACTTTCGCAGGTGGTTTTTCAGGATTCATTGCACAAAGTGAAAACATTTCGTTTGGCAATATGAAAAATGCGATAATCTACGGTTCAAATTTAGCTTCATTCTGTGTAGAGAAATTTGGAACAGAAAGGATGGAAAGCTTAAGCAAAGCTGAAGTAGCGATTCGATTACAACAGTTTAAGTCGTTAACTCAGTTTGACATAGAAATATAA